A single genomic interval of Rosistilla ulvae harbors:
- a CDS encoding Na+/H+ antiporter subunit C: MDIVLAITVGGLYAAGIYMMMRRSVVKLVIGLGLLSHAANLLIFTAGGVVRGRAPVVPAGEMQPLSEVADPLPQALILTAIVISFAVLAFTLVLVYRTYQTLETDDLDQLKATDT, translated from the coding sequence ATGGATATTGTCTTGGCGATCACCGTCGGTGGTTTGTATGCCGCAGGGATCTATATGATGATGCGTCGCAGCGTCGTAAAGCTGGTGATTGGGCTTGGCTTGCTGAGCCACGCGGCCAACCTGCTGATATTCACTGCGGGTGGTGTCGTGCGTGGCCGCGCTCCGGTGGTTCCTGCTGGAGAAATGCAACCGCTGTCGGAGGTCGCCGACCCACTGCCTCAAGCGTTGATCCTGACGGCCATCGTGATCAGTTTCGCAGTGCTGGCGTTCACGTTGGTTCTCGTTTATCGAACCTATCAAACGTTAGAAACCGATGATCTAGACCAACTCAAGGCGACCGACACATGA
- a CDS encoding Na+/H+ antiporter subunit B — protein sequence MDSVILKTAIRFLMPLILLSSVFLFLRGHNEPGGGFVGGLMASGAIVLYAITHSAAAARQVVRVPHRVLIGSGLLMSLSSGLLPLFLGRPFLTGMWTTITTTGFGKIHLGTPLLFDLGVFCVVTGVTLVFVFSLLEE from the coding sequence ATGGATTCGGTGATTCTGAAAACGGCAATTCGATTCCTGATGCCACTGATTCTGCTGTCGTCGGTGTTTCTGTTCTTGCGCGGACACAACGAACCGGGAGGCGGTTTTGTGGGGGGCCTGATGGCCAGCGGAGCGATCGTGTTGTACGCGATCACTCACAGTGCCGCCGCCGCTCGACAAGTGGTGCGCGTCCCGCACCGCGTATTGATCGGTTCGGGATTGTTGATGTCGCTCAGTAGTGGATTGCTGCCACTGTTTTTGGGCCGTCCTTTTCTCACCGGTATGTGGACCACGATCACAACGACGGGATTCGGGAAAATCCATCTCGGTACGCCGCTGCTGTTCGACCTCGGTGTCTTCTGCGTAGTCACCGGTGTCACCCTCGTTTTCGTTTTTTCACTCCTCGAAGAATAG
- a CDS encoding putative monovalent cation/H+ antiporter subunit A, with amino-acid sequence MLLWLLVILLAAFLAGGVNRFVGSRGGWGLALFPAGVFACLLDQWPLVLNQQNLSLYFEWVPALNLALSLRLDGLSLIFGLLITGIGALVLVYAGGYLKGDDRLGRLWMFLLLFMAAMLGLVLADNLLTLFVFWELTSITSYLLIGFNSDRTESRASALQALLVTGGGGLVLLPGLILLGGVGDSFEISTLLENSEQIRQHAFYVPILIMILVGAFTKSAQFPFHFWLPNAMAAPTPISAYLHSATMVKAGIYLVARLHPILGGTAEWFWMIAPVGTITMILGAVLALRATDLKQILAYATISVLGTLTMLLGIGTEATLTAALVVLVAHAFYKGGLFMVAGAIDHAIHQRDVRELGGLRLAMPATFAAALLGGISMAGVLPTFGFIAKETWYEAVGGDVASIGFLAASVLSNIGLVAAVGLVCIKPFFGTRTAATQAAHEGSLAMWGPPVALGTTGLLFGLMSTQFSGLLTAGSSAIAGSVVPVKLALWHGVNVTLLLSLLTLAGGLTLFTQRHRLGGVFKSADRFIQYGPSWVYGWLLKSINLLARGQTAILQNGYLRFYLLTMVGVTVLSVWMALEGEVRSHLKPMPLDFRIHELLLAGLILLAAVVAVRAKTWLLAVGSLGVVGYSVAGIFVLFGAPDLAMTQFVIETLTVILFVMAFSRLPDFRRLTSAGTRARDAVIAVVAGATITVLLLFAMTVRTDHPISDYYTTNSVSEAHGRNVVNVILVDFRALDTLGEITVLSIAAIGVYSLLMLRPAKRIAPGGDTNNAANGSCLTSTQSED; translated from the coding sequence ATGCTTCTGTGGTTATTGGTTATCCTGCTTGCGGCGTTTCTGGCTGGTGGAGTGAATCGCTTCGTTGGTTCACGCGGCGGTTGGGGGCTCGCTCTATTTCCCGCCGGAGTATTTGCGTGCTTGTTGGACCAGTGGCCGTTGGTCCTGAACCAGCAGAATCTGTCGTTGTATTTTGAATGGGTTCCGGCACTCAATCTGGCGTTATCGCTACGGCTGGATGGACTGAGTTTAATATTCGGGCTGCTGATAACCGGCATCGGAGCGTTAGTTCTGGTGTATGCCGGGGGCTACTTAAAAGGCGACGATCGGCTCGGTCGGTTGTGGATGTTCTTGCTGCTGTTCATGGCAGCCATGCTGGGACTTGTGTTGGCTGATAACCTGCTGACGCTGTTCGTCTTTTGGGAATTAACCAGCATCACGTCGTACCTTTTGATCGGTTTTAACAGCGACCGTACCGAATCGCGTGCTTCCGCGTTGCAGGCGTTGCTTGTGACGGGCGGTGGCGGATTGGTGCTGTTGCCGGGGCTGATACTACTGGGAGGCGTGGGAGACTCGTTCGAGATTTCCACGCTGCTTGAGAACAGCGAACAAATCCGTCAGCACGCTTTTTATGTTCCGATCCTGATCATGATTCTGGTCGGAGCGTTCACCAAGTCGGCGCAATTTCCGTTTCACTTCTGGCTGCCAAACGCAATGGCAGCTCCCACGCCGATCAGCGCGTATTTGCATTCCGCCACGATGGTCAAAGCGGGCATTTATCTCGTCGCACGGCTGCACCCAATTTTGGGAGGAACAGCGGAGTGGTTCTGGATGATCGCTCCAGTTGGCACGATCACAATGATCCTTGGCGCGGTGCTGGCGTTGCGGGCGACGGATCTCAAACAGATTCTGGCCTACGCCACGATCAGTGTGTTGGGAACGCTGACGATGCTGCTGGGCATTGGAACCGAAGCCACGTTGACCGCCGCCTTGGTGGTATTGGTCGCTCATGCTTTCTATAAAGGCGGATTGTTTATGGTGGCCGGAGCTATCGACCACGCAATTCATCAGCGCGATGTCCGTGAGCTTGGCGGATTGCGGCTAGCAATGCCGGCCACGTTTGCTGCGGCGTTGCTTGGCGGTATTTCGATGGCAGGAGTCTTGCCGACGTTTGGATTCATCGCAAAGGAGACATGGTACGAAGCGGTCGGAGGAGATGTGGCCAGCATCGGTTTCCTGGCTGCGTCGGTCCTCTCCAACATTGGATTGGTGGCGGCCGTGGGACTGGTTTGCATCAAGCCGTTTTTCGGCACTCGAACCGCCGCGACGCAAGCAGCGCACGAAGGAAGTCTGGCGATGTGGGGGCCGCCTGTTGCACTGGGCACGACGGGATTGTTATTTGGATTGATGTCGACGCAGTTCAGCGGATTGCTGACCGCCGGAAGTAGTGCAATTGCGGGAAGCGTTGTGCCGGTGAAATTGGCGTTGTGGCACGGTGTCAACGTGACCTTGCTGTTGTCGCTTCTGACCTTAGCGGGTGGGTTGACGTTATTTACCCAACGGCATCGGCTGGGGGGCGTCTTCAAATCGGCCGATCGCTTCATCCAATATGGACCGTCGTGGGTGTACGGCTGGCTGCTGAAATCGATCAACCTGTTAGCGCGCGGGCAGACTGCGATTCTGCAAAACGGTTACTTGCGATTCTATTTGCTCACGATGGTCGGAGTCACGGTATTGAGCGTGTGGATGGCGTTGGAAGGCGAAGTGCGATCGCACCTGAAGCCGATGCCACTGGACTTTCGAATCCACGAGCTACTGTTGGCGGGTTTGATTCTGTTGGCCGCCGTCGTGGCGGTTCGCGCGAAAACATGGTTGCTGGCGGTGGGATCACTTGGAGTTGTCGGATACTCGGTCGCAGGCATCTTCGTCTTGTTTGGGGCGCCGGACCTGGCGATGACGCAGTTTGTCATCGAAACCCTGACGGTCATCCTGTTCGTGATGGCGTTTTCTCGACTGCCAGACTTTCGTCGTTTGACGTCCGCAGGCACGCGTGCCCGCGACGCCGTGATAGCCGTTGTTGCGGGGGCGACGATCACCGTGTTATTGCTGTTCGCGATGACAGTTCGCACCGACCATCCGATATCCGACTACTACACGACGAACAGCGTTAGCGAAGCCCATGGCCGCAACGTAGTCAACGTAATCCTTGTCGACTTCCGAGCCTTGGACACGTTGGGGGAGATCACGGTTCTCTCGATCGCGGCGATTGGCGTCTATTCGTTGTTGATGCTGCGACCAGCAAAACGAATTGCCCCCGGCGGCGACACCAACAATGCGGCGAACGGTTCCTGTCTGACTTCAACACAGTCGGAGGATTGA
- a CDS encoding mechanosensitive ion channel domain-containing protein, whose amino-acid sequence MSSERPVRRYNTILGLVIALLCASAVAVAQEVTPTADDVAAEVTKQPIDDKAGPATVADKVQVDPINSDERIENRLQEILEATGWFTDSEVRVDRGVAFLSGVADTEKHQQWAEATAMKTSDVVAVVNRMRVADRPFWNFAPALQSMKDLALEATSLLPLVLVAAIVVIVGYYLARLTALVTRKLTGRSIDSQLLQQVAGNVVGVLIFIVAFYIALRVSGLTRLAVTLLGGTGLVGLAIGFAFRDIAENYLASILISLNHPFRVGDLIEVGDVGGKGAMGYVRRVTMRGTILSTLEGNQIQLPNSTVYKGMVTNYTATPLSRLDFSVGVGFEDSIGEAQDLIMRVLTQHEAVVSEPPPMVLVESLGSATVNLKVFYWFDLTKNSGLKVGSSIIRQVKQSLTAAGITMPDEARELVFPHGVPVQISELPIAGVAKPPMVPPPKPKPQTSEAAINHSEDDLKTERTDVLKATDGDETIEGETNLIG is encoded by the coding sequence ATGAGCAGCGAGCGACCGGTTAGACGATACAACACAATTCTTGGACTAGTGATCGCGTTGCTTTGCGCCTCTGCTGTGGCGGTCGCGCAAGAGGTTACGCCGACGGCGGACGATGTGGCAGCGGAGGTGACCAAGCAGCCGATCGATGATAAAGCGGGCCCCGCCACGGTCGCTGACAAGGTGCAGGTCGACCCGATCAATAGCGACGAGAGGATCGAAAATCGCTTGCAGGAGATCTTGGAAGCGACTGGATGGTTTACTGACAGTGAGGTGCGAGTCGATCGCGGCGTCGCGTTTCTCTCTGGGGTTGCAGATACGGAAAAACATCAGCAATGGGCTGAAGCGACCGCGATGAAGACATCGGATGTCGTGGCAGTCGTCAATCGGATGCGGGTCGCCGATCGTCCGTTCTGGAACTTCGCTCCAGCGCTGCAATCGATGAAAGATCTGGCGCTCGAGGCGACCAGCCTGTTGCCGCTGGTTCTAGTCGCGGCGATCGTCGTGATCGTGGGCTATTATCTCGCAAGGCTCACCGCGTTGGTGACCCGCAAACTGACCGGCCGCAGCATCGACAGCCAGTTGCTCCAACAAGTTGCTGGCAACGTGGTGGGCGTCTTGATTTTCATCGTCGCGTTTTACATCGCGCTGCGGGTCTCCGGACTCACACGTCTTGCCGTCACGCTGTTGGGCGGTACCGGTTTGGTCGGGCTGGCGATTGGGTTTGCGTTCCGCGATATCGCGGAGAATTATCTCGCCAGCATCCTGATCTCGCTGAATCATCCGTTCCGCGTGGGCGACTTGATCGAAGTCGGCGACGTGGGTGGTAAAGGGGCGATGGGCTATGTTCGCCGCGTGACGATGCGAGGCACGATCCTAAGCACGCTGGAAGGGAATCAAATTCAGTTGCCCAACAGCACCGTCTACAAAGGGATGGTGACGAACTACACCGCGACGCCACTGAGTCGGCTCGATTTCTCCGTCGGCGTGGGGTTTGAGGATTCGATCGGCGAAGCGCAAGATCTGATCATGCGAGTGTTAACGCAACACGAAGCTGTCGTGAGTGAACCGCCACCGATGGTCCTTGTCGAATCGCTCGGGTCGGCGACCGTCAACTTGAAGGTCTTCTATTGGTTTGACTTGACGAAGAACTCGGGGCTTAAGGTCGGCAGTTCGATCATCCGCCAAGTCAAACAGTCGCTGACCGCAGCAGGGATCACGATGCCCGATGAGGCGCGCGAGCTGGTCTTTCCCCACGGCGTGCCGGTTCAGATTAGCGAATTGCCCATCGCTGGTGTCGCGAAGCCACCGATGGTTCCGCCGCCGAAGCCGAAGCCGCAGACCAGCGAAGCGGCGATCAACCATAGCGAGGACGATCTGAAAACGGAACGGACCGACGTGTTGAAGGCGACCGACGGAGACGAGACGATCGAAGGCGAAACCAATTTGATCGGGTAG